The Salana multivorans genome window below encodes:
- a CDS encoding leucyl aminopeptidase, giving the protein MPTPRRSAPAQPATQVRLTTRTPETADAQVLVVLLQRDGGSPRVLAPGASTLAEELADAVAALGLEGAADEVTPIPAPAIVTADVVVLAGLGDAVLDDGPAGAEAVRRAVGAALRGAPARERVAVLAPTDSPAVVGAVAEGALLGAYRFRRYRDAEVAGTVEVLTPKARTKAVKEAVERAEILARGVNEIRDLVNTGPGDLAPADLAQRAKEELRGTKVKVEVLDLAGLRAGGYGGIVGVGQGSANEPRLVTLTWSPARAKAHVALVGKGITFDSGGLSLKPPTGMVTMKSDMAGAATVLETVRVVAELGIPVKVTGFLALAENMPSGSAQRPGDVLTMRGGKTVEVLNTDAEGRLVMADALVDAAALEPDAVVDIATLTGAQLVALGPRVTGVMGTPAVRDAVVTASDAVGEQAWPMPLPADLRSGLDSPIADLANIGDRFGGMLTAGLFLQEFVGDVPWAHLDIAGPSFNEGKPWGYTPKGGTGAALRTLVALVESYAG; this is encoded by the coding sequence ATGCCAACGCCTCGCCGTTCCGCGCCAGCCCAGCCCGCCACGCAGGTCCGCCTCACCACGCGGACCCCCGAGACCGCCGACGCGCAGGTCCTCGTCGTCCTGCTCCAGCGGGACGGGGGGTCACCGCGCGTGCTCGCCCCCGGCGCCTCGACGCTGGCCGAGGAGCTCGCCGACGCCGTCGCGGCGCTCGGTCTCGAGGGGGCAGCCGACGAGGTCACCCCGATCCCCGCCCCCGCGATCGTGACGGCCGACGTCGTCGTCCTCGCCGGCCTCGGCGACGCCGTGCTCGACGACGGGCCGGCCGGGGCCGAGGCCGTCCGGCGCGCGGTCGGCGCCGCGCTGCGGGGCGCACCGGCGCGGGAGCGCGTGGCCGTGCTCGCGCCGACCGACTCGCCGGCGGTCGTGGGCGCGGTCGCCGAGGGTGCGCTGCTCGGCGCCTACCGCTTCCGCCGCTACCGCGACGCCGAGGTCGCCGGGACCGTCGAGGTGCTCACGCCGAAGGCACGGACGAAGGCCGTCAAGGAGGCCGTCGAGCGGGCCGAGATCCTCGCCCGCGGGGTCAACGAGATCCGCGACCTCGTCAACACGGGCCCGGGCGACCTCGCCCCGGCCGACCTCGCCCAGCGCGCGAAGGAGGAGCTGCGCGGGACGAAGGTGAAGGTCGAGGTGCTCGACCTCGCCGGCCTGCGCGCCGGTGGGTACGGCGGCATCGTCGGCGTCGGCCAGGGGTCGGCCAACGAACCGCGGCTGGTCACGCTCACCTGGTCGCCCGCGCGGGCGAAGGCGCACGTCGCACTCGTCGGCAAGGGCATCACGTTCGACTCGGGCGGCCTCTCGCTCAAGCCGCCGACCGGCATGGTCACGATGAAGAGCGACATGGCGGGCGCCGCGACGGTCCTGGAGACCGTGCGCGTCGTGGCCGAGCTCGGGATCCCCGTCAAGGTGACCGGGTTCCTCGCACTCGCCGAGAACATGCCGTCCGGCTCGGCCCAGCGTCCCGGCGACGTCCTCACGATGCGCGGCGGCAAGACGGTCGAGGTGCTCAACACCGACGCCGAGGGCCGCCTCGTCATGGCGGACGCGCTGGTCGACGCCGCGGCCCTCGAGCCCGACGCCGTCGTCGACATCGCGACGCTCACCGGCGCCCAGCTCGTGGCGCTCGGTCCGCGCGTCACCGGCGTCATGGGCACGCCGGCCGTGCGCGACGCCGTCGTCACCGCGTCGGACGCGGTCGGCGAGCAGGCGTGGCCGATGCCGCTGCCCGCGGACCTGCGCTCGGGTCTCGACTCCCCGATCGCCGACCTCGCCAACATCGGCGACCGGTTCGGCGGGATGCTCACCGCCGGCCTGTTCCTCCAGGAGTTCGTCGGGGACGTGCCGTGGGCGCACCTCGACATCGCCGGCCCGTCGTTCAACGAGGGCAAGCCGTGGGGGTACACGCCGAAGGGCGGGACGGGGGCGGCCCTGCGCACGCTCGTCGCGCTCGTCGAGTCCTACGCCGGCTGA
- the sucB gene encoding 2-oxoglutarate dehydrogenase, E2 component, dihydrolipoamide succinyltransferase: MSVNDGPVEGTEITLPALGESVTEGTVTRWLKEVGDTVELDEPLLEVSTDKVDTEVPSPVAGTVLAIKVGEDETVEVGTVLAVVGDAAQLQQGGAEGDTASGAQPQSGAPAEPDQAEPPTEEELEAAKDETPAASASASAASATNDGPVEGTEITLPALGESVTEGTVTRWLKEVGDTVELDEPLLEVSTDKVDTEVPSPVAGTVLAIKVGEDETVEVGTVLAVVGDAAQLQQGGGATNDAAPTTETPVEAEIEPAPAAPAPAAPAPAAPAAAPAPAAAAPAASAPAPAAAPAPAAAAVSDGPVYVTPLVRKLAQQHGVDLASVKGSGVGGRVRKQDVLAAAEAAKAPAAEAAAPAASSGAAPAAASTRLPVSEQRGTTEKMPRLRKVIASRMVDSLHTMAQLTTVVEVDVTRVAALRARKKGEFESKAGLKLTYLPFFAKAAVEALQAYPKLNARIEDDTIVYPDAENLSIAVDTPRGLVVPVVKNAGDMTIAELSGSINDLAARTRDNKIGPDELSGGTFTLTNTGSAGALFDTPIVPLPTVAILGVGTIVKRPVVVPTPEGETIGIRSMVYLALSYDHRIVDGADAGRYLTAVRKRLEEGAFEADLGI, encoded by the coding sequence ATGTCCGTGAACGACGGCCCCGTGGAGGGGACGGAGATCACTCTGCCTGCGCTGGGTGAGTCGGTGACCGAGGGGACGGTGACGCGCTGGCTCAAGGAGGTCGGTGACACGGTCGAGCTGGACGAGCCCCTCCTGGAGGTCTCGACCGACAAGGTCGACACCGAGGTCCCCTCCCCCGTGGCCGGCACCGTGCTGGCGATCAAGGTCGGCGAGGACGAGACCGTCGAGGTCGGCACCGTCCTGGCCGTCGTCGGCGACGCCGCCCAGCTCCAGCAGGGCGGGGCCGAGGGCGACACCGCGTCGGGCGCCCAGCCCCAGTCGGGCGCACCGGCGGAGCCCGACCAGGCCGAGCCACCCACCGAGGAGGAGCTCGAGGCCGCCAAGGACGAGACGCCCGCCGCGTCGGCGTCGGCGTCGGCCGCCTCCGCGACGAACGACGGCCCCGTGGAGGGGACGGAGATCACTCTGCCTGCGCTGGGTGAGTCGGTGACCGAGGGGACGGTGACGCGCTGGCTCAAGGAGGTCGGTGACACGGTCGAGCTGGACGAGCCCCTCCTGGAGGTCTCGACCGACAAGGTCGACACCGAGGTCCCCTCCCCCGTGGCCGGCACCGTGCTGGCGATCAAGGTCGGCGAGGACGAGACCGTCGAGGTCGGCACCGTCCTGGCCGTCGTCGGCGACGCCGCCCAGCTCCAGCAGGGCGGGGGCGCCACGAACGACGCAGCGCCCACCACCGAGACGCCCGTCGAGGCCGAGATCGAGCCTGCTCCCGCTGCTCCTGCGCCTGCTGCTCCGGCTCCCGCTGCTCCGGCCGCCGCGCCCGCGCCGGCTGCTGCCGCGCCCGCCGCCTCGGCTCCCGCCCCCGCGGCTGCTCCGGCGCCGGCTGCTGCCGCCGTGTCGGACGGCCCGGTCTACGTGACGCCGCTCGTGCGCAAGCTCGCGCAGCAGCACGGCGTCGACCTCGCCTCGGTCAAGGGCTCCGGTGTCGGTGGCCGGGTCCGCAAGCAGGACGTGCTCGCCGCGGCCGAGGCCGCCAAGGCTCCCGCCGCGGAGGCCGCCGCTCCCGCGGCGTCGTCCGGCGCGGCTCCGGCCGCCGCCTCGACGCGGCTCCCCGTCTCGGAGCAGCGCGGCACGACGGAGAAGATGCCGCGCCTGCGCAAGGTCATCGCCTCGCGGATGGTCGACTCGCTCCACACGATGGCGCAGCTCACCACGGTGGTCGAGGTGGACGTCACGCGGGTCGCCGCGCTGCGCGCCCGCAAGAAGGGCGAGTTCGAGTCGAAGGCTGGCCTCAAGCTGACCTACCTGCCGTTCTTCGCGAAGGCGGCGGTCGAGGCGCTCCAGGCCTACCCGAAGCTCAACGCCCGCATCGAGGACGACACGATCGTCTACCCGGACGCCGAGAACCTGTCGATCGCCGTCGACACCCCGCGCGGCCTCGTCGTCCCCGTCGTGAAGAACGCCGGCGACATGACGATCGCCGAGCTGTCCGGCTCGATCAACGACCTCGCGGCCCGCACGCGGGACAACAAGATCGGTCCCGACGAGCTGTCCGGCGGCACCTTCACGCTGACCAACACGGGCTCGGCCGGGGCGCTGTTCGACACCCCGATCGTCCCGCTGCCGACCGTCGCCATCCTCGGCGTCGGCACGATCGTCAAGCGCCCGGTCGTCGTCCCGACGCCCGAGGGCGAGACGATCGGCATCCGTTCGATGGTCTACCTCGCGCTGTCCTACGACCACCGGATCGTCGACGGCGCGGACGCCGGCCGCTACCTCACCGCGGTGCGCAAGCGCCTCGAGGAGGGCGCGTTCGAGGCCGACCTCGGCATCTGA
- a CDS encoding TIGR01777 family oxidoreductase, protein MTTTQPGGTVLLGGASGLIGSRLASALAAEGYGVRRLVRREPRDAGEVSWDPAAGRLGDAALDGVSAVVILSGAGVAAHRWTRAYRRELVRSRTGPVSLVAARLAQRVAAGHPPVRLVTASAVGYYGDRGETILTESSGPGDGFLADLCVAWEGATRPATTAGCSVAHARTGIVLDPAGGAAARLLPLVRLGLAGPMGSGRQWWPWITLTDEVNALVHLVGSSLTGGVNLTAPEPARNRDLVRTLARRAHRPAVLPVPGWALRVALGGFGGELVASQRVVPEALTRDGFTFTSPTIDDAARAVLG, encoded by the coding sequence ATGACGACGACTCAGCCCGGAGGGACCGTCCTGCTGGGCGGTGCCTCCGGGCTGATCGGTTCCCGGCTCGCCTCGGCCCTCGCGGCCGAGGGGTACGGGGTGCGCCGGCTCGTCCGCCGGGAGCCCCGCGACGCCGGTGAGGTGTCGTGGGATCCCGCGGCCGGCCGCCTCGGCGACGCCGCGCTCGACGGGGTGTCCGCCGTCGTGATCCTGTCCGGTGCCGGCGTGGCAGCCCACCGGTGGACCCGCGCCTACCGGCGCGAGCTCGTCCGGTCGCGGACCGGGCCAGTCTCGCTCGTCGCCGCCCGGCTCGCCCAGCGCGTCGCCGCCGGGCACCCGCCCGTCCGGCTCGTCACGGCCTCGGCCGTCGGCTACTACGGCGATCGGGGCGAGACGATCCTCACCGAGTCCAGCGGCCCCGGCGACGGCTTCCTCGCCGACCTCTGCGTCGCCTGGGAGGGCGCGACCCGCCCGGCGACGACGGCCGGCTGCTCCGTCGCGCACGCCCGCACCGGCATCGTGCTCGACCCGGCCGGTGGCGCCGCCGCCCGCCTGCTCCCGCTCGTCAGGCTGGGGCTGGCCGGGCCGATGGGCTCGGGCCGGCAGTGGTGGCCGTGGATCACGCTCACCGACGAGGTGAACGCCCTCGTCCACCTCGTCGGGAGCTCGCTCACGGGCGGCGTCAACCTCACCGCGCCCGAGCCCGCGCGCAACCGTGACCTCGTCAGGACGCTCGCCCGGCGGGCGCACCGCCCCGCGGTCCTGCCCGTGCCCGGCTGGGCGCTCCGCGTCGCGCTCGGCGGGTTCGGCGGCGAGCTCGTCGCGTCCCAGCGGGTGGTGCCGGAGGCGCTGACCCGCGACGGGTTCACCTTCACCTCCCCCACGATCGACGACGCGGCCCGAGCCGTCCTCGGCTGA
- a CDS encoding DUF4191 domain-containing protein has product MARKDSSTPAPAKKRRWYHQLWDVFQMTRKSDPAVTWWILGSFLGVVALGVLVGFLLNPGMLWYFVVLAIPFGLLAAMFILSRRAEKAAYGRIEGQPGAVSAALGTIRRGWSIEEQPVAVDPRTQAMVFRAIGKPGVVLVGEGGSRGVQQRLLEGERKRVLRLIPEVPVHLIQSGREEGQVPLPGLVKALRKQKGNLTKLEVAEVSKRLAALAKLQMPMPKGVDPMRARPDRKAMRGR; this is encoded by the coding sequence ATGGCCCGTAAAGACTCCTCCACCCCTGCCCCCGCGAAGAAGCGCCGCTGGTACCACCAGCTCTGGGACGTCTTCCAGATGACGCGGAAGTCCGACCCCGCCGTCACCTGGTGGATCCTCGGGTCCTTCCTCGGCGTCGTCGCGCTCGGCGTGCTCGTCGGGTTCCTGCTCAACCCCGGCATGCTCTGGTACTTCGTCGTGCTGGCGATCCCGTTCGGGCTGCTCGCGGCGATGTTCATCCTGTCCCGCCGGGCCGAGAAGGCGGCCTACGGACGGATCGAGGGTCAGCCGGGGGCCGTGTCTGCCGCGCTCGGCACGATCCGGCGTGGGTGGAGCATCGAGGAGCAGCCGGTCGCCGTCGACCCGCGCACCCAGGCGATGGTGTTCCGCGCGATCGGCAAGCCCGGCGTCGTCCTCGTCGGCGAGGGCGGCTCGCGCGGCGTCCAGCAGCGTCTCCTCGAGGGCGAGCGCAAGCGCGTGCTGCGCCTCATCCCGGAGGTCCCGGTCCACCTCATCCAGTCCGGCCGCGAGGAGGGTCAGGTTCCGCTGCCCGGCCTCGTCAAGGCGCTGCGCAAGCAGAAGGGCAACCTCACGAAGCTCGAGGTCGCCGAGGTGAGCAAGCGGCTCGCCGCGCTGGCGAAGCTGCAGATGCCGATGCCCAAGGGCGTCGACCCGATGCGCGCCCGCCCCGACCGCAAGGCGATGCGCGGCCGCTGA
- the adhE gene encoding bifunctional acetaldehyde-CoA/alcohol dehydrogenase: MDALVARARVALEEYAAYDQKKIDYIVAKAAVAALDKHGVLAELAVKETGRGVFEDKAVKNIFACEHVTHSMRDLRSVGVISKDELTGITEIAEPVGVVCGVTPVTNPTSTAIFKALISLKTRNPIVFAFHPGAQECSVAAARVVRDAAVAAGAPEACIQWVEEPSLQATSELMNHPGVALILATGGNAMVRAAYSCGKPALGVGAGNVPAYITKTAKLKRAVNDVVLSKAFDNGMICASEQAVIIDDEVYDEALGEFATLHAYLASQEEKALLERYIFGVEAGDANCAGAKLNAAVVGKLPTWIAEQAGFSVPEQTSIILVPVSEVGPGEPLTREKLGPVLAVLRAHSAEEGIRLSEEMVEFDGLGHSAAIHTEDAELAEEFGSRVKAVRIITNAPSSLGGIGDIYNAFIPSLTLGCGSYGHNSVSNNVSAINLVNIKRIGRRNNNLQWFKVPAKTYFEPNAIRYLADMPDVERVTIVTDAVMTTLGFVDRVMDVLNRRGNKVAIQIIDQVEPEPSVQTVQRGAEQMRHFEPDTIIALGGGSPMDAAKVMWLLYEHPEINFSDLKQKFFDVRKRAFRFPVLGKMAQLVCIPTSSGTGAEVTPFAVISDPDAGKKYPLADYALTPSVAIIDPALTSSMPRTLAADSGFDALTHATEAYTAVYANDFTDGLALHAIKLIFENLAQSVNGSAEDPRTVEAREKMHNAGTIAGMAFGNAFLGIVHAMAHVVGSTYHLVHGRTNATLLPHVIRYNGQIPTKLTSWPKYEHYVAPERFQQIAQHLGLPARTPEEGVESYAQAVESLRARIGIPQSFQAQGVDETEFISRLDEVATGAYEDQCAPANPRMPMREDMKDIMLAAYYGTSVEEVKARREGAVEVAAS; the protein is encoded by the coding sequence ATCGACGCGCTCGTCGCGCGGGCCCGGGTGGCGCTGGAGGAGTACGCCGCCTACGACCAGAAGAAGATCGACTACATCGTCGCCAAGGCGGCGGTCGCGGCCCTCGACAAGCACGGCGTCCTCGCCGAGCTCGCCGTGAAGGAGACCGGCCGCGGCGTCTTCGAGGACAAGGCCGTCAAGAACATCTTCGCCTGCGAGCACGTGACCCACTCGATGCGCGACCTGCGCTCGGTCGGCGTCATCAGCAAGGACGAGCTCACGGGCATCACCGAGATCGCCGAGCCCGTCGGCGTCGTCTGCGGGGTCACCCCGGTGACCAACCCGACCTCGACCGCCATCTTCAAGGCGCTCATCTCGCTCAAGACGCGCAACCCGATCGTGTTCGCGTTCCACCCGGGCGCGCAGGAGTGCTCCGTCGCCGCGGCCCGCGTCGTCCGCGACGCCGCCGTCGCTGCCGGTGCCCCCGAGGCGTGCATCCAGTGGGTCGAGGAGCCCTCGCTCCAGGCGACGAGCGAGCTGATGAACCACCCGGGCGTCGCGCTCATCCTCGCGACGGGCGGCAACGCGATGGTCCGCGCCGCCTACTCGTGCGGCAAGCCGGCCCTCGGCGTCGGCGCCGGCAACGTCCCCGCGTACATCACGAAGACGGCGAAGCTCAAGCGCGCGGTCAACGACGTCGTGCTGTCCAAGGCGTTCGACAACGGGATGATCTGCGCCTCCGAGCAGGCCGTCATCATCGACGACGAGGTCTACGACGAGGCGCTGGGGGAGTTCGCCACCCTGCACGCCTACCTGGCCTCGCAAGAGGAGAAGGCGCTGCTCGAGCGGTACATCTTCGGCGTGGAGGCGGGCGACGCGAACTGCGCCGGCGCGAAGCTCAACGCCGCCGTCGTCGGCAAGCTGCCCACCTGGATCGCGGAGCAGGCCGGGTTCTCCGTGCCGGAGCAGACGTCGATCATCCTCGTGCCGGTCAGCGAGGTCGGTCCGGGCGAGCCGCTGACGCGGGAGAAGCTAGGCCCCGTGCTCGCCGTGCTGCGGGCGCACTCCGCCGAGGAGGGCATCCGGCTCTCGGAGGAGATGGTCGAGTTCGACGGTCTCGGACACTCCGCCGCGATCCACACCGAGGACGCCGAGCTGGCCGAGGAGTTCGGCTCGCGCGTCAAGGCCGTCCGGATCATCACGAACGCGCCGAGCTCGCTCGGCGGGATCGGCGACATTTACAACGCCTTCATCCCCTCGCTGACGCTCGGCTGCGGCTCCTACGGTCACAACTCCGTGTCGAACAACGTCTCGGCCATCAACCTCGTCAACATCAAGCGCATCGGGCGGAGGAACAACAACTTGCAGTGGTTCAAGGTCCCGGCGAAGACGTACTTCGAGCCGAACGCGATCCGCTACCTCGCGGACATGCCCGACGTCGAGCGCGTCACGATCGTGACGGACGCCGTCATGACGACGCTCGGGTTCGTCGACCGGGTGATGGACGTGCTCAACCGGCGAGGCAACAAGGTCGCCATCCAGATCATCGACCAGGTCGAGCCCGAGCCCAGCGTGCAGACGGTGCAGCGGGGCGCCGAGCAGATGCGCCACTTCGAGCCGGACACGATCATCGCGCTCGGCGGCGGGTCGCCGATGGACGCCGCGAAGGTCATGTGGCTGCTGTACGAGCACCCGGAGATCAACTTCTCCGACCTCAAGCAGAAGTTCTTCGACGTGCGCAAGCGCGCGTTCCGCTTCCCCGTGCTGGGCAAGATGGCGCAGCTCGTGTGCATCCCGACCTCGTCGGGCACAGGCGCCGAGGTCACGCCGTTCGCGGTCATCTCCGACCCCGACGCCGGCAAGAAGTACCCGCTCGCCGACTACGCGCTGACCCCGTCGGTCGCCATCATCGACCCCGCGCTCACGTCGTCCATGCCGAGGACGCTGGCCGCCGACTCCGGGTTCGACGCCCTGACGCACGCGACCGAGGCCTACACGGCGGTCTACGCCAACGACTTCACGGACGGCCTCGCGCTGCACGCCATCAAGCTCATCTTCGAGAACCTGGCGCAGTCCGTGAACGGGTCGGCCGAGGATCCGCGGACCGTCGAGGCCCGGGAGAAGATGCACAACGCGGGCACCATCGCCGGGATGGCGTTCGGGAACGCCTTCCTCGGGATCGTGCACGCGATGGCCCACGTCGTCGGCTCGACCTACCACCTGGTCCACGGCCGCACCAACGCCACGCTCCTGCCGCACGTCATCCGCTACAACGGGCAGATCCCGACGAAGCTGACGTCCTGGCCGAAGTACGAGCACTACGTCGCGCCCGAGCGGTTCCAGCAGATCGCCCAGCACCTCGGGCTGCCCGCCCGCACGCCGGAGGAGGGTGTCGAGTCCTACGCGCAGGCGGTCGAGTCGCTGCGCGCCCGGATCGGCATCCCGCAGTCCTTCCAGGCGCAGGGCGTCGACGAGACCGAGTTCATCTCGCGTCTCGACGAGGTCGCCACGGGTGCCTACGAGGACCAGTGCGCCCCCGCGAACCCGCGGATGCCGATGCGCGAGGACATGAAGGACATCATGCTCGCCGCGTACTACGGCACCTCGGTCGAGGAGGTCAAGGCTCGTCGCGAGGGAGCCGTGGAGGTCGCCGCCTCCTGA
- a CDS encoding DUF2568 domain-containing protein — MTGGPDAGRRGGPAAGSRPDALAGASPALVFVLTARFLLELALLAGVAVLVHDVVPGGWSWPAAILAVAAVATLWGVLLSPRAPVGLPAAASLGIETVLFAGVGAGLLAVGHGVPAALGVGLWLLDRAALALLRRTP; from the coding sequence GTGACCGGAGGGCCGGACGCCGGACGGCGGGGCGGGCCGGCGGCGGGGAGCCGGCCCGACGCCCTCGCCGGCGCGTCGCCGGCGCTGGTGTTCGTGCTGACCGCGCGGTTCCTGCTCGAGCTCGCGCTCCTGGCCGGCGTCGCCGTCCTCGTCCACGACGTCGTTCCCGGCGGGTGGAGCTGGCCGGCCGCGATCCTGGCGGTCGCCGCGGTCGCGACGCTGTGGGGCGTCCTCCTCTCGCCGCGCGCCCCCGTCGGGCTGCCCGCGGCGGCGTCGCTCGGGATCGAGACCGTTCTGTTCGCGGGCGTCGGCGCCGGCCTGCTCGCCGTCGGGCACGGCGTGCCCGCCGCGCTCGGCGTCGGGCTTTGGCTGCTCGACCGGGCCGCCCTCGCGCTCCTGCGGCGGACGCCGTAG
- a CDS encoding TetR/AcrR family transcriptional regulator: MAERLTRGAVVERAAVLADDIGLAELTITRLGRALGIAPPGVYRHVADLDDLRRAIGRLAAREAAAALSTACAGLSGGEALAALADTLRAWAARHPGRYAALQIAPEPDDADGQAAAEALVAVIASALRAYRLDGDDLTDAIRLVRATLHGFVDLERVGGFKQPRGLDATVARAVAALDAALVGWAP, encoded by the coding sequence GTGGCTGAGCGGCTCACCCGCGGCGCGGTGGTCGAGCGCGCCGCGGTCCTCGCCGACGACATCGGGCTCGCGGAGCTGACGATCACGAGGCTCGGCCGCGCCCTCGGCATCGCGCCGCCCGGCGTCTACCGGCACGTCGCCGACCTCGACGACCTGCGCCGCGCCATCGGCCGGCTGGCCGCGCGCGAGGCCGCCGCCGCCCTCTCGACGGCCTGCGCGGGGCTCTCGGGCGGGGAGGCGCTCGCCGCGCTCGCGGACACCCTGCGGGCCTGGGCCGCGCGGCATCCCGGCCGGTACGCGGCGCTCCAGATCGCGCCCGAGCCCGACGACGCCGACGGGCAGGCCGCCGCCGAGGCGCTCGTCGCCGTCATCGCGTCCGCGTTGCGCGCCTACCGGCTCGACGGCGATGACCTGACCGACGCGATCCGTCTCGTCCGCGCCACGCTGCACGGGTTCGTCGATCTCGAGCGGGTCGGGGGGTTCAAGCAGCCGCGCGGCCTCGACGCGACCGTCGCGCGCGCCGTCGCCGCGCTCGACGCCGCGCTCGTCGGGTGGGCGCCGTGA